A single region of the Salicibibacter cibi genome encodes:
- the thiI gene encoding tRNA uracil 4-sulfurtransferase ThiI yields the protein MKVDHILVRYSEIALKGKNRADFERMLKGNINRALAAFPGAKARRTTGRLVVDTHDEDAEAIMGKLQRIFGISSLSYARKTSHELLDIQATALRVLQDQPDAKTFKVSARRSFKSFPIRSQQLNHEIGGYVLTNTADITVDVHHPDVELLVEVREHGTYISAGKIQGPGGLPVGSSDKVMLMLSGGIDSPVAGYLALKRGAELEAVHFHSPPFTNERAKQKVIDLSRILAGYGTTIRLHVIPFTEIQQHIHKEVATNYEMTIMRRMMMRISERVAREREALALVNGESLGQVSSQTLASMHTIEEVANLPVLRPLITMDKIEVTDIAERIGTFETSILPYEDCCTIFLPAASKTKPKREKANFYESFLDMDEMLEKAVSNRETLTIDANEPLRPAFEELL from the coding sequence ATGAAAGTGGACCATATTCTTGTGCGATACAGTGAAATCGCCCTGAAAGGCAAAAACCGTGCAGATTTTGAACGGATGTTAAAAGGAAACATTAACCGTGCGCTTGCTGCTTTTCCTGGGGCGAAAGCGAGACGTACGACCGGAAGGTTAGTCGTGGACACCCATGATGAAGACGCAGAAGCCATCATGGGAAAATTACAGCGTATTTTTGGCATCTCTTCCTTGTCATATGCACGAAAAACAAGCCATGAATTGTTGGATATTCAGGCAACCGCGTTACGTGTTCTGCAAGATCAGCCGGATGCGAAAACGTTCAAAGTGAGCGCGCGTCGTTCCTTTAAATCTTTTCCCATCCGTTCGCAGCAGTTGAATCACGAAATTGGAGGCTACGTGTTGACAAACACGGCGGATATCACGGTCGATGTTCACCACCCGGATGTGGAATTGCTCGTGGAAGTGCGTGAACACGGGACGTATATTAGCGCCGGAAAAATCCAGGGGCCGGGCGGATTACCCGTCGGTTCATCGGACAAAGTAATGCTTATGCTTTCCGGAGGAATTGATAGTCCGGTAGCAGGCTATCTGGCGTTAAAACGCGGCGCAGAATTAGAAGCCGTGCATTTTCACAGTCCGCCGTTCACGAACGAACGCGCGAAACAGAAAGTGATTGACTTAAGCCGTATTCTCGCCGGGTATGGAACGACAATCCGCCTACATGTGATTCCGTTTACGGAAATACAGCAACATATTCACAAAGAAGTGGCGACCAATTACGAAATGACGATCATGCGGCGGATGATGATGCGGATCAGTGAACGGGTGGCGAGAGAACGGGAGGCGCTCGCCCTCGTAAATGGGGAAAGTCTTGGACAAGTTTCGTCGCAGACGCTCGCGAGTATGCATACCATCGAAGAAGTCGCCAATTTGCCGGTTTTGCGCCCGCTGATCACGATGGACAAAATTGAAGTGACGGATATCGCCGAGCGAATAGGAACGTTTGAAACTTCGATATTGCCTTATGAAGACTGTTGCACCATTTTCTTGCCGGCAGCGTCGAAAACAAAACCGAAAAGGGAAAAAGCCAATTTCTACGAGTCATTTTTAGACATGGACGAGATGTTGGAAAAAGCCGTATCAAATCGGGAGACGTTAACGATTGACGCGAACGAGCCCTTGCGTCCGGCGTTCGAGGAATTGCTTTAA
- a CDS encoding septation ring formation regulator EzrA, whose product MVYVFIGIVVAIALVVAYGVFNRRQIYQSVDNLDQRKSQMMSEPVADEISRVKGLTISGETEEKFERWRETWDEIADERLPEIEMSLFNIEEIANKYQFRSAKDKLVEVDHHLNAIEEDISTIRQEVEQLVNSEEKNREEIDRVTEKYKEVRSLLSRQWRSLGEAAPLLEEKVKKSREELEAYDEETKSGNYMRARERLLFLQETLEEIHDQIENVPKLLGEIDRGIPEQVRELRSNIREMEENAFSFGHFAVYEDLDEIDATLTYLKENVSALELADVEEKLEQIKETLAQNVALLEREKEAKHEVENGLESLKARHEALIHLLAELENERKVVEISYQLPEEDKSKVESIQKEVADVGKEEQAFEDLHVNQKQSYADLREKLENLNFRMGEIEDSINESLERLQEIRGDETRAVEQLKELRVWMMETQFKLQKSQLPAIPEMLVDHLDYAGKELEKATAMLETTPLDMRSIQEALEQSRQGIEQASHTLSATIDQANWAERLLQFGNRYRNQFAKLQPILNDAEWQFRNGYYEDAINDTTRALERLVPYAFSNLQTEWDKRSQRQVALDSVK is encoded by the coding sequence ATGGTGTACGTTTTCATCGGAATCGTGGTAGCCATTGCTTTAGTGGTTGCATACGGCGTATTTAATCGACGACAAATCTATCAAAGTGTTGACAATCTCGATCAACGAAAAAGCCAGATGATGAGCGAACCTGTAGCTGATGAAATCAGCCGGGTAAAAGGATTGACCATTTCCGGGGAAACGGAAGAAAAATTTGAAAGATGGCGTGAGACATGGGATGAAATTGCTGATGAACGCTTGCCGGAAATAGAAATGTCCTTGTTTAATATCGAAGAAATCGCAAATAAGTATCAATTTCGCAGTGCAAAAGACAAACTCGTAGAAGTTGACCATCATTTAAATGCGATTGAAGAAGATATTTCAACGATCCGACAAGAAGTTGAACAACTCGTCAACAGTGAAGAAAAGAATCGTGAGGAGATCGACAGGGTCACCGAAAAATATAAGGAAGTTCGATCTTTACTTTCCCGCCAATGGCGATCGTTAGGCGAAGCCGCCCCTCTTTTGGAAGAAAAAGTGAAAAAATCCCGGGAGGAACTGGAGGCGTACGACGAAGAGACGAAAAGCGGAAATTACATGCGTGCACGCGAACGCTTGTTATTTTTACAAGAAACGTTAGAAGAAATACATGATCAAATCGAAAACGTGCCCAAACTTTTGGGTGAAATCGACCGTGGGATTCCGGAGCAAGTGAGGGAATTGCGTTCGAATATACGTGAAATGGAAGAGAATGCGTTTTCTTTTGGACATTTTGCTGTTTATGAAGATCTTGATGAAATCGACGCAACGTTAACCTACTTGAAAGAAAATGTTTCTGCGTTGGAATTGGCAGATGTGGAAGAGAAACTTGAGCAAATCAAGGAAACTCTCGCGCAAAATGTCGCTTTATTGGAACGGGAAAAAGAAGCGAAGCACGAAGTGGAAAATGGCTTAGAGTCTTTAAAAGCACGCCATGAGGCTCTTATTCACCTACTTGCCGAGTTAGAAAACGAACGCAAGGTTGTGGAAATAAGCTACCAACTGCCCGAGGAAGATAAATCGAAAGTTGAGTCGATACAAAAAGAAGTTGCAGATGTTGGTAAAGAGGAACAGGCATTTGAAGATTTACATGTGAATCAAAAACAATCCTATGCTGATTTACGAGAGAAACTGGAAAATTTGAATTTTCGAATGGGCGAGATTGAGGATAGCATAAATGAATCGTTGGAGCGGCTGCAAGAAATACGCGGTGATGAAACACGCGCGGTAGAACAATTAAAAGAATTGCGCGTATGGATGATGGAAACCCAGTTTAAGTTGCAAAAAAGTCAGCTTCCGGCGATTCCGGAAATGCTTGTTGACCATCTTGACTATGCAGGGAAAGAACTGGAAAAAGCTACGGCTATGCTGGAAACGACACCCCTGGATATGAGAAGCATTCAAGAGGCGCTTGAACAAAGCCGTCAAGGAATTGAGCAAGCATCCCATACGCTTAGCGCAACGATCGATCAAGCCAATTGGGCCGAGCGATTGTTGCAATTTGGCAATCGGTATCGCAATCAATTTGCGAAGTTGCAACCGATCCTTAACGACGCGGAATGGCAATTCAGAAATGGTTATTATGAGGATGCTATAAATGATACGACGAGGGCTTTGGAGCGTCTTGTACCGTACGCATTCAGTAATCTTCAAACGGAATGGGACAAACGGAGCCAACGGCAAGTGGCTTTGGATTCAGTCAAATAA
- the tpx gene encoding thiol peroxidase: protein MANVTFNGNPVTLIGTEVIKGDQAPDFQALDTSMQAHRLGDHQGKVRVISVVPSVDTGVCAKQTRRFNEEAAKLDNVEVLTISADLPFAQKRWCAAEDIDNLTMLSDHRDFSFGEAFGIGIKEMRLLARGVFVLDSNGMVTHAEYVPEVTEHPNYDAAISAAKETK from the coding sequence ATGGCAAACGTAACATTCAATGGGAATCCCGTGACATTAATCGGGACAGAAGTGATAAAAGGAGATCAGGCACCGGATTTCCAAGCGCTCGATACGAGCATGCAAGCGCATCGTTTGGGGGATCATCAGGGGAAAGTCCGAGTTATTAGCGTGGTCCCTTCGGTTGATACAGGTGTTTGCGCCAAACAGACACGGCGATTTAACGAAGAGGCGGCAAAATTGGACAACGTTGAAGTGCTGACGATTAGCGCGGATTTACCGTTTGCGCAAAAACGGTGGTGTGCCGCAGAGGACATCGATAACCTCACCATGCTTTCGGACCACCGTGATTTCTCATTCGGAGAAGCATTCGGGATCGGCATCAAGGAAATGCGGCTGCTTGCAAGGGGCGTGTTCGTGCTCGATAGCAACGGGATGGTTACACACGCGGAATACGTGCCTGAAGTAACGGAACACCCAAATTATGATGCGGCTATTTCGGCAGCAAAAGAAACGAAATGA
- a CDS encoding class I SAM-dependent methyltransferase, translating into MAEQTKIEQLFHALDEMAITISEEHTYTYLDALAEAGDILYQGVVDQPFSESVQEKIKRLLTGAPKGELDREVVRKAFQLAILKGMKENVQPHHAMTPDGVAFFVSYLLKKLIGEEQNIRLFDPAMGTANLLTAILNETDQAEGAIGAEVDDALVRIAFAMANLQRHSLQILQMDSVSQRGLPEVDVIVSDLPVGYYTHDEVVSDFQTHPEEGRMPAEYAIFENSWSALKQSGFAVYLIPNTMFTREGAEALHHFVKKEAVTLGLLQLPESMFKNDQYAKSIWLLQKNGPGVQAPPQALFAELPSFTRAEALNDMIKRINEWFEQFFHSKNG; encoded by the coding sequence TTGGCAGAACAAACGAAGATTGAACAACTTTTTCATGCATTGGATGAAATGGCAATAACGATAAGCGAAGAACATACATATACATACTTGGATGCATTAGCGGAAGCGGGCGATATTTTATACCAAGGTGTTGTCGATCAACCTTTTTCCGAGTCTGTACAAGAAAAAATTAAGCGATTGTTGACGGGCGCTCCGAAAGGGGAATTGGATCGGGAAGTCGTGCGCAAAGCTTTCCAATTGGCGATCCTAAAAGGAATGAAGGAAAACGTCCAGCCCCATCATGCCATGACCCCGGATGGTGTCGCTTTCTTTGTCTCCTACTTGCTAAAAAAACTCATCGGCGAAGAACAAAACATTCGGTTGTTTGACCCGGCGATGGGTACCGCGAATTTGTTGACGGCTATTCTGAATGAAACAGATCAGGCGGAGGGAGCGATCGGTGCTGAAGTTGATGATGCGTTAGTCCGTATCGCATTTGCAATGGCAAATTTACAACGCCATTCTCTGCAGATTTTGCAAATGGATAGCGTCAGCCAACGGGGACTTCCCGAAGTTGATGTCATTGTATCGGATTTGCCCGTCGGCTATTATACACATGATGAGGTCGTTTCCGATTTTCAAACACACCCCGAAGAGGGGCGAATGCCTGCTGAATACGCAATCTTTGAAAATTCCTGGAGTGCACTTAAACAGAGCGGATTCGCCGTGTATTTGATTCCGAACACGATGTTTACGCGCGAAGGCGCGGAAGCTTTGCATCATTTTGTGAAAAAGGAAGCGGTAACGCTCGGCCTTTTGCAATTGCCGGAATCCATGTTTAAAAACGACCAATACGCCAAGAGCATTTGGCTGTTGCAAAAGAACGGTCCGGGTGTACAGGCTCCGCCACAAGCATTATTCGCTGAACTACCATCCTTTACGCGGGCGGAAGCGTTAAATGACATGATCAAGCGCATCAATGAATGGTTCGAACAGTTTTTTCATTCCAAAAACGGATAA
- a CDS encoding DUF2953 domain-containing protein encodes MTISVLRGLIKKRWDIPAIKMDDDSFSVDYDVQTSGAFSKKKTKKSEKQGTPTDVEKQKETVQSTLDRVTGFTTIARRFLKNIRVHEFRWESVLGTGDAATTGTISGFAWTGKSAVFALIAKLMTVKHLPHLNVTPVFQVAFFRTSLSCIVSFSVGNAMRGLIRVLIHVRKGKKQTPKHNPQDRNVSKEA; translated from the coding sequence TTGACGATATCCGTTCTCCGGGGACTCATCAAAAAGCGGTGGGACATCCCTGCGATAAAAATGGATGATGATTCTTTTTCCGTTGATTATGACGTACAAACCTCCGGCGCATTCAGTAAGAAAAAAACGAAGAAGTCAGAAAAGCAGGGCACGCCGACGGATGTGGAAAAACAGAAGGAAACGGTGCAGTCCACCTTGGACCGTGTCACAGGTTTTACGACAATTGCCCGACGCTTTCTGAAAAACATCCGTGTGCACGAATTTCGATGGGAGTCCGTTCTCGGTACCGGTGATGCCGCAACTACAGGCACCATATCCGGATTTGCCTGGACGGGGAAATCAGCGGTTTTTGCGCTCATTGCAAAGTTGATGACGGTCAAACATTTGCCCCATTTAAACGTAACGCCTGTCTTTCAAGTAGCTTTTTTTCGCACCTCTCTATCCTGTATAGTATCGTTTTCTGTCGGGAACGCTATGCGTGGATTGATCCGGGTTTTGATTCATGTCCGTAAAGGAAAAAAACAAACTCCTAAACATAACCCTCAGGATCGAAATGTATCGAAGGAGGCATAA
- the ytfJ gene encoding GerW family sporulation protein: MSEHPIQGLMKTAMENIKEMVDVNTIIGDPVETPDGSVIVPVSKVGFGFAAGGSQIVTERTEAYDDEDSYPFGGGSGGGVSITPIAFLIVGTAGVKMIHLDNQAHFYEKLLELAPQVVEKIKQLIRDDHHEPPQADDRHYPHID; encoded by the coding sequence ATGTCAGAACATCCGATTCAAGGCTTAATGAAAACAGCGATGGAAAATATTAAAGAAATGGTTGATGTCAATACGATTATCGGCGATCCCGTCGAAACACCGGACGGTAGCGTCATCGTGCCTGTATCAAAAGTGGGATTCGGTTTTGCCGCCGGCGGAAGCCAAATCGTGACGGAACGAACAGAAGCCTACGACGATGAAGACAGTTACCCCTTTGGCGGGGGAAGTGGCGGGGGTGTTTCTATTACCCCGATTGCGTTCCTTATCGTCGGCACGGCCGGAGTGAAAATGATTCACCTTGATAACCAAGCCCATTTTTATGAGAAACTGCTCGAACTTGCACCGCAAGTCGTTGAGAAAATAAAACAGCTGATTCGTGATGATCATCATGAGCCACCTCAAGCCGATGATCGACACTATCCGCATATCGATTAA
- a CDS encoding YgaP family membrane protein encodes MKKNVGTLDAIMRITCGLTGLAWSTSKMSKHYDRTMPMLVSIYSAMKVAEGITRYCPVMGMLNVNSEKWLSRNRNDPSPSSGENVQALTRSH; translated from the coding sequence ATGAAGAAGAATGTGGGAACACTCGATGCAATCATGCGCATCACTTGCGGTTTAACGGGCTTGGCTTGGAGTACCTCAAAAATGTCCAAACACTATGACCGGACAATGCCTATGCTCGTTTCGATTTATTCGGCAATGAAAGTCGCGGAAGGAATCACGCGTTATTGCCCGGTCATGGGCATGTTAAATGTGAACAGCGAGAAATGGTTGTCACGTAACCGTAACGATCCATCCCCATCTTCGGGCGAAAATGTGCAAGCACTCACCCGTTCTCATTAA
- a CDS encoding amidohydrolase, with the protein MGTLWYNGIIRTMEHARARAEAVFTENGCIVDVGELQSLEKTYKPRILSNVDLQGATMFPGFVDSHAHMMGFGQNLLRLNLSSVTSSSQLLRALENEATTLEDREWLIGEGWNENNFSDQHMIRKKELDERFPERPVMLTRICRHAMIVNSKALQLAGLDRSTPDPSGGVIAKDERGELTGLLLDEAQDFIQRVAPAPTEPALEKALTVAFDHMIQTGLTGVHTEDLAYYGSFSRVLGAYRKTFADGSLGSHSAWLLEPYTDEPKNNGVAIYSPEALKAVVKRIRKKEMTVAVHVIGDAALAHTLDAIETYPPPEGKKDRLIHVQIANKSLIRRMQQLAVVLDLQPRFAVSDFPWVKKLLGRERLSYSYAWKTLLQHGLACAGGSDAPIEPPAPLLGLHAAMTRRKPEETHAGFLPDEKLSAFEAVQLYTQGSAKASGNDAHYGWIIPGYRADFTVLDGDPLSMEDPDELLQMKALYTIVDESIMYEHETV; encoded by the coding sequence ATGGGGACGCTATGGTATAACGGTATCATTCGTACGATGGAGCATGCGCGTGCACGTGCCGAAGCTGTTTTCACCGAAAATGGCTGTATTGTGGACGTCGGTGAATTGCAATCGCTTGAAAAAACTTACAAGCCTCGCATTTTATCGAATGTCGATTTACAAGGAGCCACGATGTTCCCGGGATTCGTAGACAGCCACGCGCATATGATGGGTTTCGGCCAAAACTTATTGCGTTTGAACCTCTCATCGGTAACGAGCAGCAGTCAACTTTTGCGAGCGTTGGAAAACGAAGCAACGACGTTGGAAGATAGGGAATGGCTTATTGGGGAAGGATGGAACGAAAATAATTTTTCGGATCAGCATATGATCCGAAAAAAAGAATTGGATGAACGTTTTCCGGAACGCCCTGTTATGCTCACACGTATATGCAGGCACGCGATGATTGTAAACAGCAAAGCACTACAGCTGGCAGGTCTTGATCGCTCAACCCCGGATCCGTCGGGTGGGGTGATCGCCAAAGATGAAAGGGGAGAATTGACCGGGCTCCTATTGGATGAGGCACAGGACTTCATTCAACGTGTCGCGCCCGCTCCCACAGAACCCGCGTTGGAAAAGGCATTAACAGTCGCGTTTGACCATATGATTCAAACAGGCCTTACCGGCGTACATACGGAGGACCTTGCTTATTATGGCAGTTTTTCACGTGTGCTGGGCGCTTATCGAAAAACATTTGCCGATGGTTCATTGGGCAGCCATTCCGCTTGGTTATTGGAGCCGTACACCGATGAGCCGAAAAACAATGGGGTGGCGATTTATTCACCGGAAGCGTTAAAAGCTGTTGTGAAGCGCATTCGCAAGAAGGAAATGACAGTTGCCGTCCATGTGATCGGAGACGCGGCTTTGGCGCACACCCTTGATGCCATTGAAACTTATCCGCCGCCGGAAGGAAAAAAAGATCGGCTAATCCACGTGCAGATTGCGAACAAATCGTTAATCCGGCGAATGCAGCAATTGGCGGTGGTGCTTGATTTGCAACCGCGTTTTGCCGTTTCTGATTTCCCGTGGGTAAAAAAACTTTTGGGCAGAGAACGGCTCTCTTACTCTTATGCATGGAAGACGTTATTGCAACATGGTCTTGCGTGCGCCGGCGGATCGGATGCTCCGATTGAACCTCCCGCCCCGTTACTAGGTTTACACGCGGCGATGACGCGCCGCAAACCGGAAGAAACGCATGCAGGCTTTCTTCCGGACGAGAAACTATCCGCATTTGAGGCCGTGCAGTTATATACGCAGGGAAGCGCGAAAGCAAGCGGGAATGACGCCCATTACGGATGGATCATCCCTGGGTATCGTGCGGATTTTACCGTGCTGGACGGTGATCCGCTTTCAATGGAAGACCCTGATGAACTATTGCAGATGAAGGCTTTATACACGATTGTTGATGAAAGCATTATGTACGAACATGAAACAGTTTAA
- the sppA gene encoding signal peptide peptidase SppA codes for MNVKRWVALVVAVAVVGVSLMFNLFATIVSTDFDQAIEGAGLEEPFMEEVMEQGTDGRIVVIELDGVIQDMGEESPLMSAGYNHQQILDMFDNAMEDPTVDGIVLDVDSPGGGLIESEEVHDKVVEAQEEYDKAVYSSMGGMAASGGYYVSAPADYIAAHPSTLTGSIGVVLSGGIGGLNFSELLEDLGVEDNTITTGPYKDILSGTREMEDDEEEILQEMADEMLDEFVDVIVEGREMPEDTVRDLADGRIYTGNQALDNGLIDGLGGLDDTIVTMEENLGLSNPEVVRYQSQMGGFSSLFGGAMQQLTDDSNELSELITALQQENSPRLMYLYEQ; via the coding sequence ATGAATGTAAAACGTTGGGTGGCGCTGGTTGTAGCCGTCGCTGTCGTAGGGGTTTCATTAATGTTTAATCTGTTTGCAACAATTGTAAGTACTGATTTCGATCAGGCAATTGAAGGTGCAGGCTTGGAAGAGCCTTTCATGGAAGAAGTGATGGAGCAAGGGACCGATGGTCGAATTGTGGTGATTGAATTAGACGGGGTGATCCAGGATATGGGCGAAGAATCACCACTGATGAGCGCCGGGTATAACCACCAACAAATTCTTGATATGTTTGACAACGCGATGGAAGATCCGACGGTCGATGGCATTGTTCTCGATGTGGACAGCCCCGGCGGCGGTCTTATTGAAAGCGAAGAAGTCCATGATAAAGTGGTAGAAGCCCAGGAAGAGTATGATAAGGCCGTATATTCATCCATGGGTGGAATGGCGGCTTCCGGTGGTTACTATGTGTCAGCGCCGGCGGATTATATTGCTGCTCATCCATCTACATTAACCGGATCGATCGGTGTTGTATTGTCCGGTGGCATCGGAGGTTTGAACTTTTCCGAGTTGCTGGAAGACTTAGGCGTTGAAGATAATACCATTACAACCGGGCCTTATAAAGACATCTTGAGCGGAACACGAGAGATGGAAGACGATGAAGAAGAAATATTGCAAGAGATGGCCGATGAAATGTTGGATGAATTTGTTGACGTTATTGTTGAAGGGCGAGAGATGCCGGAGGATACCGTGAGAGACTTGGCGGATGGCCGTATCTATACCGGAAATCAAGCGTTGGACAACGGATTGATTGACGGTCTAGGCGGTCTTGACGATACGATTGTTACGATGGAAGAAAATCTTGGTCTCAGCAATCCGGAAGTTGTGCGTTACCAATCGCAAATGGGAGGATTTAGTTCGCTGTTTGGCGGTGCAATGCAACAGCTTACCGATGATTCCAATGAACTATCCGAGCTGATAACGGCACTTCAACAAGAAAATTCACCGAGGTTAATGTATTTATATGAGCAGTAA
- a CDS encoding RDD family protein, whose protein sequence is MDIPYNEKEERFGGHQTQNEGETMQNKTSHSVEVSMYAGFWMRVWAYLVDLLIVFSLNALFIRPIFMFLDASPTLFFGITVVGLLTSVVAYVYFGIMTKLVGQTLGKMIFGLRVQREDGGPLTWGDVFFREVAGRMIHRVLGFTNLMYILVGLHPQKAGVHDLLADTRVVLDRRKNKNDHDDE, encoded by the coding sequence TTGGACATACCTTATAATGAAAAAGAAGAAAGGTTTGGAGGCCATCAAACTCAAAACGAAGGCGAAACCATGCAGAACAAAACGTCTCATTCCGTTGAAGTGAGCATGTATGCCGGTTTTTGGATGCGTGTTTGGGCTTACTTGGTGGACCTGCTTATCGTCTTTTCTCTGAATGCTTTGTTTATCAGACCGATTTTCATGTTCCTCGATGCCTCTCCGACGTTATTTTTTGGAATTACGGTTGTCGGCCTTCTTACTTCCGTTGTCGCCTATGTTTATTTCGGCATCATGACGAAATTGGTCGGGCAGACCCTCGGAAAAATGATTTTTGGCTTGCGTGTGCAACGAGAAGACGGCGGTCCGTTAACGTGGGGAGACGTGTTCTTTCGAGAAGTCGCGGGGCGCATGATCCATCGCGTCCTCGGTTTTACAAACCTGATGTACATCCTTGTCGGTCTACATCCGCAAAAAGCAGGCGTTCATGATCTGCTTGCCGACACACGGGTTGTTCTTGACCGACGCAAAAACAAGAATGACCATGATGATGAGTAA
- a CDS encoding cysteine desulfurase family protein, whose protein sequence is MIYLDNSATSLPFDEVLDTYQKTAIRHFGNPSSLHDYGSDAEQLLRKARQSIANILNIDTGEMTFTSGGTEGNNLAIKGAAYARRGRGNHIITSTVEHPSVLETCRYLENHGFEVTYLPVDREGRVHLQDVKEAIRETTILVSIMHVNHETGAIQPIEKIGDYLKSQEKIRFHVDHVQGAAKVPLQLKNNGIDLCTFSAHKIHGLKGTGLVYIRNGVQVEPLFHGGGQEQNVRSGTENLPGIVAFAKALRLSFEQYQDAKSTLEKNKKALMQACREREGIAVNTPDKASAPHIVNVSVLGTRPEIVIQALTKKNIHVSSKSACASRLQTASEVLAAQFGHEERAETGLRFSFSHETKEVDIRQLLSALDEIVPEIRRVNEVKG, encoded by the coding sequence ATGATTTATTTGGATAATAGCGCGACGAGCTTGCCTTTCGATGAAGTGCTGGATACGTATCAAAAAACCGCGATTCGCCATTTCGGCAATCCGTCTTCATTGCATGATTACGGATCAGATGCGGAACAATTATTACGGAAAGCCAGGCAGTCGATCGCGAACATACTGAATATAGATACCGGAGAAATGACGTTCACCTCGGGAGGTACCGAAGGGAACAATCTAGCGATTAAGGGAGCCGCTTATGCCCGCCGCGGGCGCGGCAACCATATCATCACGAGTACCGTTGAGCACCCATCGGTGCTGGAAACGTGTCGTTATTTGGAAAACCACGGATTCGAAGTCACCTACCTTCCGGTGGATCGGGAAGGTCGTGTACACCTTCAAGATGTAAAAGAAGCCATCCGAGAGACAACCATTCTCGTCTCTATCATGCATGTAAATCATGAAACCGGGGCAATACAGCCGATAGAAAAAATTGGGGATTACCTGAAGAGTCAAGAAAAGATTCGCTTTCACGTGGATCACGTTCAAGGTGCGGCGAAAGTGCCGCTGCAATTAAAAAACAACGGCATTGATCTTTGCACATTCTCGGCCCATAAAATTCACGGCCTTAAAGGCACCGGCTTGGTTTATATCCGTAATGGGGTCCAGGTCGAGCCTTTATTTCATGGGGGTGGCCAGGAACAAAACGTGCGCTCGGGAACGGAAAATCTTCCCGGAATCGTGGCATTTGCAAAAGCGTTGCGCTTATCCTTCGAGCAATATCAGGATGCTAAATCCACGTTGGAAAAAAACAAAAAAGCACTAATGCAAGCATGTCGAGAGCGTGAGGGGATAGCTGTCAACACCCCGGACAAAGCCAGTGCCCCTCATATTGTGAACGTTTCTGTGCTCGGCACCCGTCCGGAAATTGTGATTCAGGCGCTTACGAAGAAGAACATCCATGTATCGTCAAAGTCCGCCTGTGCGTCCCGTTTGCAAACGGCAAGTGAAGTGCTCGCCGCCCAATTTGGCCATGAAGAACGGGCGGAAACAGGGCTTCGTTTCAGCTTTTCTCATGAAACGAAGGAAGTGGACATTCGTCAACTCCTATCAGCTCTTGACGAAATAGTACCGGAAATCCGCCGCGTGAATGAGGTGAAAGGATGA